GGAAAAAAAGAATAGAAATGTTCCGATGATTGCCGCCATGCTCAGGGCCAGGACCACGCCTGCCATCCAGGAGTTGCCGGAGGCCATGTTCTGGGTAGGCATGGCTTCGTCCGGCACCTGTGCCTGAGCTTCGGGGCAGTTGCTTTTAAAGTTCAGCGCTTCTTCCGCGTCGCATGATTGATCCGAATGCAAGGCCTTCAAGGCGAGCGTCATGGTCAGCATGCGCAGGATGCCGATCACTCCGGCCGCGCGTTTGGCCACCGCTTCGGGATTGCCGATGAGGTCTGTCGCCAGTCCGGCTCCGTCGAGGAGAAAGCGGATGTAGGCCAGGGACTGTTCGCGGGTCAGCTTGGGAAGAGTCCAGATGGCTCCAAGCATGTTGTAGATGGGCCTGTTTTCGGGCCGGGCCAGCCGGTGCACGATCTCGCCGTTTCCGACCAGGACAACCTGAAGCACTGTTGTAAGGTGCTTTGTCAGGCTGAAAAGACCTCCAAGAAAGGCGAAATCCGCATCCGTGAGCAGATGGGCATTGTCGACAAACAGAATGACGTGCTTCTTCTCGCGAAGCAGTTGGGTCAAAGCCGCTTTATTTTCTTTCTCAGGAGACAAATTTTCATTTATAGTTTGAGAAAGTGTCAGTCCTGATGATGCGGTGATGCTTAATGTATGGGCGCTTTGGGCAGACTTGAGACGGTTCAGAAAAAAAGTCTTGCCTGATTTTGGAAATCCGATCACACAGCTCAGCAGACGATGGTTTTGTATGTCACTCAAGACAGATTGAAAAATGTCTTCAAGCTGCGGAGTACTGAAGTGCTGTGCAGTTTCGGACATGTTTTCAAAAGGTGAGTCGTGCATGGAATGTCTGCTTTTCGAAAAGTTATCGGGGTAGCGCCTGATACTCATGATTATTTATGAGCCTTCGCTTAATACGTAGGTGCAGCCTTAATTCTATGCAAGCTTTTTTTTAAAATATACTGCTATTATGCATGGTTTGGTGGATCACGATGGCATTTTTTCCAGCTCTTCCCTTTATCTCTCTGTTTGTCGGCATGCTGCTTTGGGGCAGCTCCTTTGTGGCATTCAAGTACGCCGTGA
This genomic interval from Desulfomicrobium apsheronum contains the following:
- a CDS encoding AAA family ATPase, translated to MSIRRYPDNFSKSRHSMHDSPFENMSETAQHFSTPQLEDIFQSVLSDIQNHRLLSCVIGFPKSGKTFFLNRLKSAQSAHTLSITASSGLTLSQTINENLSPEKENKAALTQLLREKKHVILFVDNAHLLTDADFAFLGGLFSLTKHLTTVLQVVLVGNGEIVHRLARPENRPIYNMLGAIWTLPKLTREQSLAYIRFLLDGAGLATDLIGNPEAVAKRAAGVIGILRMLTMTLALKALHSDQSCDAEEALNFKSNCPEAQAQVPDEAMPTQNMASGNSWMAGVVLALSMAAIIGTFLFFFSWLMPEARLGDLFHDFTGTPRETNVEPAPSAPVRQQDIHTASGPVHWQSVAKTVFRKRTTDGPYSLQLGAYPTMESLLLHLPRFMDQKQPLFWNQDQSGEAPFTLFVGRFESFEQAGKFASQNSLSDTPVVFRPFVATVGPLTDQQQIDRASMSLGLPEQLNIFERELVSGIEIQFALERSRDDALAHCTRAEKKGLSCAVTQYE